The Syngnathus typhle isolate RoL2023-S1 ecotype Sweden linkage group LG16, RoL_Styp_1.0, whole genome shotgun sequence genome includes a region encoding these proteins:
- the LOC133168861 gene encoding protein CIMAP1D-like: MEEAAKRRPLISAKVKGPGPGHYALPPTVGYVNHDVTKPSSPAYSFRTRMSSTMISVDSSPGPRYHVGANVTRFGRMDTPSYSMVGRGKRITSKGDQLPTPGPGAYSPEKAPGLNTQRRPPAYTIGARTRYRTVDAVPAPNSYTLPKLLGNQVPNKPSSVSYSMSARRKVGGPSVDLAQSPGPCRYNCIDPDVYLQRQPSFSMQSRTKRPTYPSVTPGPGAYRPERSGMHLRKAPSFTMGVRHSEFVMPLVLDFVH, translated from the exons ATGGAGGAGGCGGCGAAGAGACGGCCCCTGATATCTGCTAAAGTGAAAG GACCAGGCCCAGGGCACTACGCTCTACCCCCGACAGTGGGCTACGTCAACCATGATGTCACCAAGCCCAGCAGCCCAGCTTACTCCTTCCGCACCCGCATGAGCAGCACCA TGATCTCTGTGGACTCCAGCCCTGGACCAAGATACCACGTCGGTGCTAATGTGACACGCTTTGGCCGAATGGACACGCCCTCTTATTCCATGGTAGGCCGAGGGAAGCGGATTACCAGCAAAG ggGATCAGTTGCCGACTCCGGGACCAGGTGCCTACAGTCCGGAGAAGGCTCCGGGTCTCAACACTCAGCGTCGACCGCCAGCCTACACGATTGGAGCCCGCACGCGCTACCGCACTGTGGATGCAGTACCGGCACCCAACAG CTACACGCTCCCCAAGCTGTTGGGCAATCAGGTCCCCAATAAGCCATCCAGCGTCAGCTACAGCATGTCGGCCCGCCGGAAGGTGGGGGGCCCCTCCGTAGACCTGGCCCAGAGTCCCGGGCCCTGCAGATACAACTGCATCGATCCGGATGTTTACCTCCAACGCCAGCCCTCCTTCTCCATGCAGAGCCGGACCAAAAGGCCCACCTACCCCTCGGTCACACCGGGCCCGGGCGCCTACCGCCCGGAGCGTTCTGGGATGCACCTCCGCAAGGCACCCTCCTTCACCATGGGGGTCCGCCACTCAGAGTTTGTCATGCCGCTTGTGCTGGACTTTGTCCACTGA
- the crlf1a gene encoding cytokine receptor-like factor 1a isoform X1, which produces MDTSSRILLLFLLLHSAAVLSLSTHAAWVSPQDPVLRVGSNLTASCWVQPDSGVHASSLYWTLNGQRLPASTYQTLSASNLSVTLSGLNASRQRSGDNLVCHNHKGHILAGSCIFVGMPPEKPFNLTCWSRNTKDLTCSWAPGGKGETSITTQYLLKYKLRWYGKEKECEDYTHAQPYSCSITRDLHLFTPYEIWVEASNQLGRAASDVIMLDILDVVTTDPPSGVTVSRVGQLEDQLSVRWEAPPALKDFLFRAKYQIRYRLEDSQDWKVMDDVGNQTSCRLAGLRPGTVYFVQVRCNPVGIYGSRKAGIWSEWSHPTAASTPHSERAASGSCDPKSSGDSNSTLRRELKQFFGWARKHAYGCSSMSMKHYDQWRVIMQKSHKARNQVLQGDKS; this is translated from the exons ATGGATACGTCCTCACGGATTCTCCTGCTGTTCCTGCTCCTGCACTCCGCTGCCGTCTTGTCCCTGTCCACAC acgcggcATGGGTCTCCCCCCAGGACCCCGTCCTCCGCGTGGGTTCCAACCTGACCGCTAGTTGCTGGGTGCAACCGGACTCCGGCGTCCACGCCAGTTCGCTGTACTGGACGCTGAACGGCCAGCGGCTGCCCGCCTCCACGTACCAGACACTGAGCGCCAGCAACCTCAGCGTGACTCTCAGCGGGCTCAACGCCTCACGACAGCGGTCCGGCGACAATCTGGTGTGCCATAACCACAAGGGACACATCCTGGCCGGCTCCTGCATCTTCGTCGGAA TGCCTCCGGAGAAGCCTTTCAATTTGACGTGCTGGTCTCGGAACACCAAAGACCTGACGTGCAGCTGGGCGCCGGGAGGGAAAGGGGAGACCAGCATTACGACGCAGTACTTGCTCAAGTACAAGCTCAG GTGGTACGGCAAGGAGAAGGAGTGCGAGGACTACACGCACGCTCAGCCGTACTCGTGCAGCATCACTCGTGACCTGCACCTCTTCACCCCGTATGAGATCTGGGTGGAGGCGTCCAACCAGCTGGGCCGCGCCGCTTCCGACGTCATCATGTTGGACATCCTTGACGTGG TGACAACGGATCCTCCGTCGGGGGTGACTGTGAGCCGCGTGGGGCAGTTGGAGGACCAGCTGAGCGTTCGCTGGGAGGCCCCGCCGGCACTCAAGGACTTCCTGTTCCGGGCCAAGTACCAGATCCGTTACAGACTGGAGGATAGCCAAGACTGGAAG GTGATGGATGACGTCGGCAACCAGACGTCTTGCAGGCTGGCCGGTCTCAGACCTGGAACCGTCTATTTTGTGCAG GTCCGATGTAACCCGGTGGGCATCTACGGTTCCCGCAAAGCTGGAATCTGGAGTGAATGGAGTCATCCCACCGCTGCATCCACACCGCATAGTg AGCGGGCAGCGTCGGGCTCATGCGACCCCAAGTCGAGCGGCGACTCCAACTCGACCTTGCGCCGCGAGTTGAAGCAGTTCTTCGGCTGGGCGCGCAAGCACGCTTACGGCTGCAGCAGCATGTCCATGAAGCACTACGACCAATGGCGGGTGATCATGCAGAAGTCGCACAAAGCACGCAACCAG GTTCTCCAAGGGGATAAGTCGTAG
- the crlf1a gene encoding cytokine receptor-like factor 1a isoform X2, with protein sequence MDTSSRILLLFLLLHSAAVLSLSTHAAWVSPQDPVLRVGSNLTASCWVQPDSGVHASSLYWTLNGQRLPASTYQTLSASNLSVTLSGLNASRQRSGDNLVCHNHKGHILAGSCIFVGMPPEKPFNLTCWSRNTKDLTCSWAPGGKGETSITTQYLLKYKLRWYGKEKECEDYTHAQPYSCSITRDLHLFTPYEIWVEASNQLGRAASDVIMLDILDVVTTDPPSGVTVSRVGQLEDQLSVRWEAPPALKDFLFRAKYQIRYRLEDSQDWKVMDDVGNQTSCRLAGLRPGTVYFVQVRCNPVGIYGSRKAGIWSEWSHPTAASTPHSERAASGSCDPKSSGDSNSTLRRELKQFFGWARKHAYGCSSMSMKHYDQWRVIMQKSHKARNQVGSPRG encoded by the exons ATGGATACGTCCTCACGGATTCTCCTGCTGTTCCTGCTCCTGCACTCCGCTGCCGTCTTGTCCCTGTCCACAC acgcggcATGGGTCTCCCCCCAGGACCCCGTCCTCCGCGTGGGTTCCAACCTGACCGCTAGTTGCTGGGTGCAACCGGACTCCGGCGTCCACGCCAGTTCGCTGTACTGGACGCTGAACGGCCAGCGGCTGCCCGCCTCCACGTACCAGACACTGAGCGCCAGCAACCTCAGCGTGACTCTCAGCGGGCTCAACGCCTCACGACAGCGGTCCGGCGACAATCTGGTGTGCCATAACCACAAGGGACACATCCTGGCCGGCTCCTGCATCTTCGTCGGAA TGCCTCCGGAGAAGCCTTTCAATTTGACGTGCTGGTCTCGGAACACCAAAGACCTGACGTGCAGCTGGGCGCCGGGAGGGAAAGGGGAGACCAGCATTACGACGCAGTACTTGCTCAAGTACAAGCTCAG GTGGTACGGCAAGGAGAAGGAGTGCGAGGACTACACGCACGCTCAGCCGTACTCGTGCAGCATCACTCGTGACCTGCACCTCTTCACCCCGTATGAGATCTGGGTGGAGGCGTCCAACCAGCTGGGCCGCGCCGCTTCCGACGTCATCATGTTGGACATCCTTGACGTGG TGACAACGGATCCTCCGTCGGGGGTGACTGTGAGCCGCGTGGGGCAGTTGGAGGACCAGCTGAGCGTTCGCTGGGAGGCCCCGCCGGCACTCAAGGACTTCCTGTTCCGGGCCAAGTACCAGATCCGTTACAGACTGGAGGATAGCCAAGACTGGAAG GTGATGGATGACGTCGGCAACCAGACGTCTTGCAGGCTGGCCGGTCTCAGACCTGGAACCGTCTATTTTGTGCAG GTCCGATGTAACCCGGTGGGCATCTACGGTTCCCGCAAAGCTGGAATCTGGAGTGAATGGAGTCATCCCACCGCTGCATCCACACCGCATAGTg AGCGGGCAGCGTCGGGCTCATGCGACCCCAAGTCGAGCGGCGACTCCAACTCGACCTTGCGCCGCGAGTTGAAGCAGTTCTTCGGCTGGGCGCGCAAGCACGCTTACGGCTGCAGCAGCATGTCCATGAAGCACTACGACCAATGGCGGGTGATCATGCAGAAGTCGCACAAAGCACGCAACCAGGTAG GTTCTCCAAGGGGATAA